In Myxocyprinus asiaticus isolate MX2 ecotype Aquarium Trade chromosome 3, UBuf_Myxa_2, whole genome shotgun sequence, the following proteins share a genomic window:
- the ccdc15 gene encoding coiled-coil domain-containing protein 15 isoform X1, producing MNQPRTTRENGCSSIAQRNRVKDNKKITSANRRKAKDVKVLAERNEAVVPVGAWVESADECQEHPGIRAVLTEELLEETRREKEDSLRRFQDAVRKRVSQQARLRKQQQLLKSYETVECAGRVFQQTSKAAQRLTPQKNLFPFWAHGELAICSPNSRCASDQGMEAVASNQHTHHVSKVMRQVRHRLAACQTIQDGDELSQLPGGIWKISPARDKPESHISGDEKDYTEGANDAGEENEQDELPLAGQNDQLLHLNWQRSKTVTFQNDMAYEKRFREPYLTGSCTDYRSSQVLWPHESQEELKRQRQSQFLMHRRLFMDIEREQVKEHQKYRKHLKKTARIKNEKEQLRKAEEMNMERQRRQEEQIKEMAEREHLILERLRLDEEEVAEEVERRHRTKRIKETKRYIDATQALIKEKLEKDKVELPPLCCCGDTFWDSHPDTCANNCVFYNNPKAYAQALQSVLLSCDVKEMSLGQYVSTCKAASTHVHFQRK from the exons ATGAATCAACCAAGGACAACTAGAGAAAATGGCTGCTCTTCGATAGCACAAAGAAACCGCGTAAAAGACAATAAAAAGATAACCTCAGCAAACAGAAGAAAGGCCAAAGATGTGAAGGTTTTGGCAGAGAGGAATGAGGCTGTGGTGCCTGTGGGCGCTTGGGTAGAGAGTGCAGATGAGTGTCAAGAGCATCCCGGG ATTCGTGCCGTGCTCACGGAAGAGCTTCTGGAAGAGACCCGACGAGAGAAAGAAGACAGTCTGCGCAGATTCCAGGATGCAGTTCGCAAACGGGTGTCTCAGCAGGCCCGTCTGCGCAAGCAACAGCAGTTGCTGAAATCATACGAGACT GTTGAATGTGCGGGCAGAGTATTTCAACAAACCAGCAAAGCAGCCCAGCGCCTCACACCTCAAAAAAATCTGTTCCCATTCTGGGCACATGGGGAGCTAGCTATTTGTAGTCCTAACTCTCGCTGTGCCAGTGATCAGGGGATGGAGGCTGTCGCTTCCAATCAGCATACTCATCAT GTCAGCAAAGTCATGAGGCAGGTGAGGCACAGACTTGCTGCCTGTCAAACAATACAAGATGGAGATGAATTATCACAGCTACCTGGTGGGATATGGAAAATATCGCCAGCAAGAGAT AAACCTGAATCACACATTTCGGGAGATGAAAAGGATTATACTGAAGGTGCAAATGATGCAGGAGAGGAAAATGAGCAGGATGAGTTACCACTGGCGGGACAAAACGATCAGCTTCTTCATTTAAACTGGCAAAGAAGCAAAACAGTAACATTTCAGAATGATATG GCATATGAGAAGAGGTTCAGAGAGCCATATCTAACTGGTTCCTGTACAGACTACAGATCTTCCCAAGTGCTGTGGCCTCATGAAAGTCAGGAAGAGTTAAAGAGGCAG AGGCAGTCTCAGTTCCTCATGCATCGTCGTCTCTTTATGGACATTGAGAGAGAGCAAGTGAAGGAGCACCAAAAATACAGGAAACATCTGAAGAAAACTGCTAG GATTAAGAATGAAAAAGAACAACTCAGGAAAGCAGAGGAGATGAATATGGAGAGGCAGCGACGGCAGGAAGAACAAATAAAGGAGATGGCTGAGAGGGAGCATTTGATTTTGGAGCGATTGAGACTGGATGAGGAGGAGGTGGCAGAGGAGGTAGAGCGAAGACACAGGACAAAGAGAATTAAAGAGACTAAAAG GTACATTGATGCCACGCAGGCTCTAATAAAAGAGAAACTAGAAAAGGATAAAGTAGAGCTGCCCCCTCTTTGTTGCTGTGGAGACACTTTCTGGGATTCCCATCCTGATACCTGTGCCAACAACTGCGTCTTCTACAACAATCCAAAAG CATATGCTCAAGCTCTGCAGTCTGTCCTGCTAAGCTGTGATGTGAAGGAAATGAGTCTTGGACAGTATGTCTCCACCTGTAAAGCAGCCTCTACACATGTCCATTTTCAAAGGAAATGA
- the ccdc15 gene encoding coiled-coil domain-containing protein 15 isoform X2 codes for MNQPRTTRENGCSSIAQRNRVKDNKKITSANRRKAKDVKVLAERNEAVVPVGAWVESADECQEHPGIRAVLTEELLEETRREKEDSLRRFQDAVRKRVSQQARLRKQQQLLKSYETVECAGRVFQQTSKAAQRLTPQKNLFPFWAHGELAICSPNSRCASDQGMEAVASNQHTHHVSKVMRQVRHRLAACQTIQDGDELSQLPGGIWKISPARDKPESHISGDEKDYTEGANDAGEENEQDELPLAYEKRFREPYLTGSCTDYRSSQVLWPHESQEELKRQRQSQFLMHRRLFMDIEREQVKEHQKYRKHLKKTARIKNEKEQLRKAEEMNMERQRRQEEQIKEMAEREHLILERLRLDEEEVAEEVERRHRTKRIKETKRYIDATQALIKEKLEKDKVELPPLCCCGDTFWDSHPDTCANNCVFYNNPKAYAQALQSVLLSCDVKEMSLGQYVSTCKAASTHVHFQRK; via the exons ATGAATCAACCAAGGACAACTAGAGAAAATGGCTGCTCTTCGATAGCACAAAGAAACCGCGTAAAAGACAATAAAAAGATAACCTCAGCAAACAGAAGAAAGGCCAAAGATGTGAAGGTTTTGGCAGAGAGGAATGAGGCTGTGGTGCCTGTGGGCGCTTGGGTAGAGAGTGCAGATGAGTGTCAAGAGCATCCCGGG ATTCGTGCCGTGCTCACGGAAGAGCTTCTGGAAGAGACCCGACGAGAGAAAGAAGACAGTCTGCGCAGATTCCAGGATGCAGTTCGCAAACGGGTGTCTCAGCAGGCCCGTCTGCGCAAGCAACAGCAGTTGCTGAAATCATACGAGACT GTTGAATGTGCGGGCAGAGTATTTCAACAAACCAGCAAAGCAGCCCAGCGCCTCACACCTCAAAAAAATCTGTTCCCATTCTGGGCACATGGGGAGCTAGCTATTTGTAGTCCTAACTCTCGCTGTGCCAGTGATCAGGGGATGGAGGCTGTCGCTTCCAATCAGCATACTCATCAT GTCAGCAAAGTCATGAGGCAGGTGAGGCACAGACTTGCTGCCTGTCAAACAATACAAGATGGAGATGAATTATCACAGCTACCTGGTGGGATATGGAAAATATCGCCAGCAAGAGAT AAACCTGAATCACACATTTCGGGAGATGAAAAGGATTATACTGAAGGTGCAAATGATGCAGGAGAGGAAAATGAGCAGGATGAGTTACCACTG GCATATGAGAAGAGGTTCAGAGAGCCATATCTAACTGGTTCCTGTACAGACTACAGATCTTCCCAAGTGCTGTGGCCTCATGAAAGTCAGGAAGAGTTAAAGAGGCAG AGGCAGTCTCAGTTCCTCATGCATCGTCGTCTCTTTATGGACATTGAGAGAGAGCAAGTGAAGGAGCACCAAAAATACAGGAAACATCTGAAGAAAACTGCTAG GATTAAGAATGAAAAAGAACAACTCAGGAAAGCAGAGGAGATGAATATGGAGAGGCAGCGACGGCAGGAAGAACAAATAAAGGAGATGGCTGAGAGGGAGCATTTGATTTTGGAGCGATTGAGACTGGATGAGGAGGAGGTGGCAGAGGAGGTAGAGCGAAGACACAGGACAAAGAGAATTAAAGAGACTAAAAG GTACATTGATGCCACGCAGGCTCTAATAAAAGAGAAACTAGAAAAGGATAAAGTAGAGCTGCCCCCTCTTTGTTGCTGTGGAGACACTTTCTGGGATTCCCATCCTGATACCTGTGCCAACAACTGCGTCTTCTACAACAATCCAAAAG CATATGCTCAAGCTCTGCAGTCTGTCCTGCTAAGCTGTGATGTGAAGGAAATGAGTCTTGGACAGTATGTCTCCACCTGTAAAGCAGCCTCTACACATGTCCATTTTCAAAGGAAATGA